One genomic window of Bradyrhizobium sp. CCGE-LA001 includes the following:
- a CDS encoding Crp/Fnr family transcriptional regulator: MRAVLDYCSGGKERQVEAGALLVTEGGTSGHLYVLMQGKLEVLKGEMVVATVTEPGAVLGEMSVLLGQPHTATVRACTDAVVYEFEDAASFLEKEPGVALLIAKMLAQRLNAANTYLADLKRQYAGHGTQLAMVGEVLQSMVNLPPREVSPGSDRQSDPRM, encoded by the coding sequence ATGCGCGCAGTTCTGGATTATTGCAGCGGCGGCAAGGAGCGGCAGGTCGAAGCAGGTGCGCTTCTCGTCACCGAAGGCGGCACCAGCGGCCATCTCTACGTGCTGATGCAGGGCAAGCTCGAAGTGCTCAAGGGCGAGATGGTGGTTGCCACCGTCACTGAGCCCGGTGCGGTGCTCGGCGAGATGTCGGTGCTGCTGGGCCAGCCGCACACCGCCACCGTGCGCGCCTGCACCGATGCCGTCGTCTACGAATTCGAGGATGCCGCCTCGTTCCTCGAGAAGGAGCCCGGCGTGGCGCTGTTGATCGCAAAGATGCTGGCGCAGCGGCTCAATGCGGCCAACACCTATCTGGCCGATCTCAAGCGGCAATATGCCGGCCACGGCACGCAGCTGGCCATGGTCGGAGAGGTGCTCCAGAGCATGGTCAACCTGCCGCCGCGGGAGGTCTCGCCAGGCTCGGATCGGCAATCCGATCCAAGGATGTGA